The region TCGTCACCACGGTGCCCGCGATTGTACCTGTTGGGACAGTCAGGCAGGAAGAGTTGCTGCTAGGAAGGATCACTCTTGGTGGGTTGTCGTTGACGTCTTCCACGAAGATGGTCACCCTCGCGGTGGAAGTCAGAGCACTTGGATACCCACGATCGCGCGCCAGCAGGTACAGTTCATAGCGCTGCTCTGTCTCGCGGTCCAAATGCGTTGTAATGTGAAGAATCCCCTTGGTGCGATCCACAACGAAAGGCCCGCTGCTGTTTTTAAGGAACATCTCCGTGTCTCCGTTCTCTCCCTCATCCGGGTCCGTCACACTTACGGCCCCCACCTCAGCGAGCAGAGGCGCATCTTCAGGGACGAAAAAGATGAAGTGAGGCGTCACAAAAACAGGCGCGTTGTCATTCTGGTCCAGAACTCGGATGGACACCGTAGCCACTGACTCTAGAGGAGGAGAGCCACTGTCTCGTGCAAACACGGTGATCACGTGCGCACCCTGCTGCTCTCTATCCAGAGAGGCTGATGCAGACAGTTGACCTGTCACAGGGTCAATGCTGAACACTGTGGGTGTGTGATTACCCAGTCTGTAGGTCACCCTCCCGTTGTGTCCATCGTCAACGTCCCAGGCTGAGACGCGCAACAGCGTCATCCCTGGACGGTTGTTTTCCTGCGCCTCAAGCTGATAGTGGGACTCTGGGAAAATTGGGGCGTTATCATTGACATCTGCCACCATCACCCTGTATATATGCCTGGAAGGAGCGACTGCAGAGCCGTCTGCTGATGTTCCCTGCGCTACCACGGAAATATTATAGTCCCTTTTCATCTCATGGTCGAGAGGCTTTGATGTGGAAAGCAGATATTTACCATTCTGAGGGCTCAAACTGAAAGGCACTTTGTTCTCAATGGCAAGCGATGAGCTTATAAAGCTGTTGTCACCCTGCAGCTCTAAAATGGCTAAGGCGGTGGGGGGCTGGTTCTCTGGTAACACCATAGTCCCCCTTTGATGTTCACCTATGAATCCAATCTTAATCGTCAGCTCTCGGTAGGCCTCGGGGAGGATGGATACGGTTACTAGAGTGTCTGCTGGGGGGCAGTGCTGGCTACTGGCTAACACTTTCAATAGAAGCTCCTCTGAGTTGTCACTCTGGAGGTCCTGTGCTAGTCTGATGTCTCCAGTGAGGCTGTCAAGGCTAAACAGCTTCTTGGCCCGCTCAGAGACTTTGGGACTGAGGGAGTAAATGATGGCAGCATTAGGGCCTGAATCTGGGTCTATGGCTCTGACCTGAGCCACCAACATGTTCCTCGGGGAGTCTCCGGGGATAGCGACACTGCGGGGGCCGGCAGGGCTGAAGCTTGGACAGTTGTCGTCAACATCTGTCACTGTGACTATCAAAGTTGCCGTAGCGCTCAAAGGGTCTGAGCCGCGGTCGATGGCCTCCAGCTTTATTTCGTAGAAATCCCGAGTCTCTCTGTCTATCGCTGTTTGCACAACCAGCGCGACGACAGGCCCGTCGCCCAGGAATGTTAAACCGAAAACTCCATCAGGGTCTTCGAGGCGGTAATGCACCTCGCCATTACGACCAGCATCTTTGTCCTGAGCCTGGACGTCTAATAATAAACTGGTCCCCACTGTTACATCCTCAGACACCCAGAGGtgtattttgctgttttcaaaatGAGGCACATTGTCATTGATGTCTTCTATGATCACAGGAAACTGTAAAAGGTCTCCTGAGGGTCCCACAACAGCAGTGAGCAGAATAATGCACTGCTCAGCTTTTGTCTCCTCGGGGCAGAGAGCTTCCCGGTCCAGCTTTTTCTCAGTGGTGTAGAAGTCGCCCGTGTTTTTGTCCATCCACAGAAACTCTGGAGACAGGAGCTGGTACGGAGGTGGAAGGAGTCTATTGAGTGACCCTACCAGAGTGCTAGGCTCCTGCTCTTCTGGGATGGAAAACCCAATAGAATCGCATATGATGTGCTGGAGATGGATAACAATCAGCAGGTTCTGCCAAGgaagacaaaaataaagttcACAGCGCTGTTGTTGGGATTGCAGGATATTGTGTTTTTACCGAAATTGAACATTACACAGTGAAAAGTCTAGACTTAATTTTTCCACTATGAAAACAGTATGGTCAGTGAGGCAAGAAAATGAGTAAAACCTCCAATCAGAATGGAAAATGCCTAACTGACCTGCAGTAATCCAGCTTGGTTCATATTATGAGGAATCCCATGGCCCATCGCCTTTGCACATGCTAGCCACAGACTCAGAGTGAGCAcagagagcagaggcagcagcctaAACCTGCTCAGGTACGCCGCACACTCCTCCTACAACCACTCAGTGTGTCACACTGACACAGGAGAAGGCAGAATAACAGCAGGTCTACCTGATATGAGCACACATATTAATAGCACCGTGTGAAACTAGCGAATAGGCCTTAGCCCTCTGCAATAAACACATCCCTTCTCTGAACAGTAATAATGTGCCAACCCACTTTGAGTAATAACTTTAGCTAGCAGATACTGAATGTATTTGGATTAAAGCTCATCTTAAATCAACATTCACAACTGTTATTGACAGTCTGGCTTCAAAATGACCGCCCAACAAtttattaaatgattaaaaataggCCTGCCTGGATTAGCATCTATACTGAAAGGCAAACAGTTTATGTTTAAACAATTAATTGCGGCTTTAATACCTTGAGCCACAGCAAAATATGACTCGGCTACTTTTATCATTGGCGACAGCCCCGAAACCACATTAAAGACGCCAGAACAGGACTCAGACGTCAAAAACAGCCCCTCTGTGGGGCCCTGGACCTGAGCTGCAGGGCGGCCTCTGTCGGCAGAGCAGGGTACTGCACCCTGTGCCGCAAAATGAGCGTGTACGAAGATGTTTTTTACATCATgggaaattctttttttttttcttatttcactttattttagtttcatttcatttttgtaatCAGAATTCAATACAAATGCAACATATCACAACCGTTAAAGAAAATAGAAAGATAATGATAATAGATATGATAATAAAGAGGACATTGTAatggctttttttaattttaggatgattaaaagaaagaaaaattatCTTGAGAATGCCTAAATTCAATACAATACATCTAAAATGATGACTGGAAAAAGCTACCGTAATTAGACGCGTGTGCCAAAAACCGGATAAATGACATTATCAGCAAAGTAAATGAGTAACTTAATAGTATACAACACCAGATTAAAGTATCATGATTCAAGAGCCCGAGGGGAAAGATTGGCGTCCCCAAAACCTATTGCGTAACGGCGCGTTATGTTTTTTCTTATAAAAACTTTCCGCCCACTTTTTTCCAGTTCGAGCAGCTGCAGACTTTTGATGTTTCCGTGCGCAGCCATTGGCTGCTGGGCTGTCTGTGCGGGTGTGGGGCTGTTTTATACTAAAGTGTAACTTTGTTACCCTTCAGACGCACGCAGCAGCCCGGTGTTCTGTTTCACTGCTCCATTATGTCCGCACAAGTTTCCACAGGTGAGTCCCAGGGCTACTTAGATAACCTGACGGCGCGCTTGCCACGTTTTCTCCCGCAGATATATTTAAGATAAAACACAATTTTTTTCAATATTCATATTCAATATTCGTATTCTTTTGAAAACTTTTAACGTCGGTTAAGCTGTAAATgctttaaaagaataaaaaaggtTAAAGTATTTGGACCTTTTTTTCCCAACTTGACTGTCAGTTTGTGCAAATTCAGCatgaaatctaaaaaaaacaaaaaaaacctgaattCTGACTGGTAGCACACTCAAAgtaaaattaattaaaagtaCATCTGTCAAATTTTGAATAGATTCTTTCAATAAACAGACCAAGTGCTTTAATGCAGTTAATAttcctctttttctgtcatATTTTTGTAACGTTTATTCTTCTGCTCTTTGcctgtatttacctgaaaaccaCATAAAGATATTTATGTGAGTAGCTGTAGATAAATAGTGGTAAAGATAAAGCATTTCCATAAAGTTCTATATGACTATACTGACTCAAAATGTGAGAAAACGGTTGCGCTTGCTTCCTGTTCTGACAAACTTGGCATTCTTTGCTTACTTTCTGAGGTTATAATACAGTTAACTGAATCAAACATGAAGAAATTGTGGCTTTTTTAAGCGTTGTTGCCCAGGAGATGTTGATGCCCTCAGTTATCAGCAATATGAAAGACAAAACACTGAAGCTCGTTGAGACATGttgttttattcctcttttgttCGGAGCTTATTCCTgagcaaaccccccccccccaccaccaccaccttctttctttcttctgtctggAAAGCTCAGAGAAACATTTTCTCTGGGATGAGTAATGGGCTTTCTCTCCAACTGCTGTCATATTTTCCACAGActtggagctggagctgggcgAGTTGCTGCAGGAGTTCCAGgatgtggtggaggagctgaagtccccgactcagagcagcagccgtgCATACCAGCACATCTTACAGGAGGCCAAAAGCCGCACGGGGCTCGGGGACGACAGCGGCGTGGAGGACTCCGACTGCAGTGAGTGGTTacggtgttgtgtgtgtgtgtgtgtgtgtgtggtttggggTGCAGGGGTCCCAACGTTGTGGGTGCGTGAGGCTGGGTGGGTTCCCCATGTTCCTGGAGCCTGTTTATCAGCACCAACACCTGCAGCTTGACACTGTCAATTTCCCTTGAATTAGTGCTCACAAGGGGACGCATCCCTGTGCAGTTACTCACGACAATACCGCCTGCGTGCACAGGAATGAACTGCAATTACGGATAACCCGTCTTCTGTAATTGAGGTGGTGTTTTTTGTTGCTGCAGCCGTTGTGCGTTTGTCTGCAGTTATGAGATGAAAGACAAAATGCATGTTTCCCCGCTCCCCCGCGGCATCATTATTGGAAGTATT is a window of Takifugu rubripes chromosome 14, fTakRub1.2, whole genome shotgun sequence DNA encoding:
- the pcdh20l gene encoding protocadherin-20 codes for the protein MGHGIPHNMNQAGLLQNLLIVIHLQHIICDSIGFSIPEEQEPSTLVGSLNRLLPPPYQLLSPEFLWMDKNTGDFYTTEKKLDREALCPEETKAEQCIILLTAVVGPSGDLLQFPVIIEDINDNVPHFENSKIHLWVSEDVTVGTSLLLDVQAQDKDAGRNGEVHYRLEDPDGVFGLTFLGDGPVVALVVQTAIDRETRDFYEIKLEAIDRGSDPLSATATLIVTVTDVDDNCPSFSPAGPRSVAIPGDSPRNMLVAQVRAIDPDSGPNAAIIYSLSPKVSERAKKLFSLDSLTGDIRLAQDLQSDNSEELLLKVLASSQHCPPADTLVTVSILPEAYRELTIKIGFIGEHQRGTMVLPENQPPTALAILELQGDNSFISSSLAIENKVPFSLSPQNGKYLLSTSKPLDHEMKRDYNISVVAQGTSADGSAVAPSRHIYRVMVADVNDNAPIFPESHYQLEAQENNRPGMTLLRVSAWDVDDGHNGRVTYRLGNHTPTVFSIDPVTGQLSASASLDREQQGAHVITVFARDSGSPPLESVATVSIRVLDQNDNAPVFVTPHFIFFVPEDAPLLAEVGAVSVTDPDEGENGDTEMFLKNSSGPFVVDRTKGILHITTHLDRETEQRYELYLLARDRGYPSALTSTARVTIFVEDVNDNPPRVILPSSNSSCLTVPTGTIAGTVVTRIYAMDEDSGLNSEITYTLVASKPAQSTGPFKVDSRSGNITITERLLQKDLGMHHLFIVVRDGGKPAPLYTTVWIHLLVNDSTEPCLLTRAPTLTGTLDFVLNPSKAPICEAEDIKYPQLMLLAGLGMMLASTCLFVATAVLYLKCKRGSSQRNKTGCTDEKEIPLSLKSRYHFDD
- the si:dkey-27i16.2 gene encoding regulator of cell cycle RGCC translates to MSAQVSTDLELELGELLQEFQDVVEELKSPTQSSSRAYQHILQEAKSRTGLGDDSGVEDSDCSSEASLGNSLNTSEEELHTAGITLAPKAKLGDTKELESFISMLDQELAEM